Proteins encoded in a region of the Isoalcanivorax pacificus W11-5 genome:
- a CDS encoding molybdopterin oxidoreductase family protein, which translates to MTQHAEPEVHYRTCNLCEAMCGIAITHRDGQIESIRGDEQDPFSRGHICPKAVALKDLHEDPDRLRQPLLRTEDGWREIGWPEALDRAADGLRAVQQAHGRDAVATYLGNPNAHSLGNMLFGRTLHQALRSRQRFSATSVDQLPHHIVAHHLFGHQLRLPVPDINRTDFMLMLGANPVASNGSLMTVANVKQKLKDILARGGEVVVIDPRRTETAEIASAHHFIRPGTDALLMLAMLHEVFATGRVKQDSRALPLCDGLDEIAAAVADWPPERVAAHTGISAGVIRDLVARFCAAPRAVCYGRMGVSVQEFGLLTQHLVTLFNIVTGRLDEEGGVMFTRPAADILSYTGPGRLGKHHTRVRGLPDFGSEFPVSSMAEEMLTPGEGQIRALVTVAGNPVLSTPNGEQLDRALTQLDFMVSIDFYLNETTRHADLILPPVGPLERSHYDLVFHLLAVHNTAKYSPPLVAPPEGAMQDWQIFMGLAERLQPPRSLRDKLTRAFLRRGGPDTLLAMMLRYGPYGRGFKPGGLTLKKLRRAPHGIDLGPMTPSLHHRKRRIPLRPDFYLPDIERLHAHFFSGPAPDADTALLIGRRHVRSNNSWLHNSHRLVKGKSRCTLMLHPQHAQQLGIRDGDPVQVRSRVGQVTLVAEVTDTIMPGVVSIPHGWGHQRDGVRQRIAQANAGVSVNDLTDDQRIDVLSGNAALNGVPVTLARAV; encoded by the coding sequence ATGACGCAACACGCAGAGCCAGAGGTCCACTACCGCACCTGCAATCTGTGCGAAGCCATGTGCGGCATTGCCATTACCCACCGTGACGGGCAGATCGAAAGCATTCGCGGTGATGAGCAGGACCCGTTCAGTCGCGGGCACATCTGTCCCAAGGCGGTGGCGCTCAAGGACCTGCATGAAGACCCGGACCGGCTGCGTCAGCCGCTGCTGCGCACCGAAGACGGCTGGCGCGAGATCGGCTGGCCCGAGGCGCTGGACCGCGCCGCCGACGGCCTGCGTGCCGTGCAGCAGGCGCACGGCCGCGATGCGGTGGCGACCTATCTGGGCAACCCGAATGCGCACAGCCTCGGCAATATGCTGTTCGGCCGCACGCTGCACCAGGCGCTGCGGTCGCGGCAGCGGTTTTCTGCCACGTCGGTGGATCAGTTGCCGCACCATATCGTGGCGCATCATCTGTTCGGCCATCAGCTGCGCCTGCCGGTGCCGGATATCAACCGCACGGATTTCATGCTGATGCTGGGTGCCAATCCGGTGGCCTCCAACGGCAGCCTGATGACCGTGGCCAACGTGAAACAGAAACTGAAAGACATTCTTGCCCGGGGCGGCGAGGTGGTGGTGATTGATCCGCGTCGCACGGAAACCGCCGAGATCGCCAGTGCGCATCATTTCATTCGGCCGGGCACTGATGCGTTGCTGATGCTGGCAATGCTGCACGAGGTATTTGCCACGGGCCGGGTGAAACAGGACAGCCGCGCGCTGCCACTGTGCGACGGTCTGGACGAGATCGCGGCGGCCGTGGCCGACTGGCCCCCGGAGCGTGTGGCGGCACACACCGGCATCAGCGCCGGGGTGATCCGTGATCTGGTGGCGCGTTTCTGTGCTGCACCGAGAGCCGTCTGCTACGGCCGCATGGGGGTGTCGGTGCAGGAGTTCGGTCTGCTGACGCAGCATCTGGTGACCCTGTTCAATATTGTCACCGGTCGCCTGGATGAAGAGGGCGGGGTGATGTTTACCCGGCCGGCAGCGGATATTCTCAGCTACACCGGCCCGGGCCGGCTCGGCAAGCACCATACGCGCGTGCGTGGGCTGCCGGATTTCGGCAGCGAATTTCCGGTGTCGTCCATGGCAGAGGAAATGCTCACGCCCGGCGAAGGCCAGATCCGCGCGCTGGTGACGGTGGCGGGCAATCCGGTCCTGTCAACGCCGAATGGGGAACAGCTTGACCGCGCGCTCACGCAACTGGATTTCATGGTCTCTATTGATTTCTATCTCAACGAAACCACCCGCCATGCCGATCTGATCCTGCCGCCGGTGGGCCCGCTGGAACGCTCGCATTATGACCTGGTGTTCCACCTGCTGGCGGTGCACAACACCGCAAAATATTCGCCGCCGCTGGTGGCGCCACCGGAAGGCGCGATGCAGGACTGGCAGATTTTCATGGGCCTGGCGGAGCGGCTGCAGCCGCCGCGTTCATTGCGTGACAAATTGACGCGCGCGTTTCTGCGCCGGGGTGGTCCGGATACGCTGCTGGCGATGATGTTGCGCTACGGCCCCTATGGGCGCGGCTTCAAGCCCGGTGGCCTGACGCTGAAAAAACTGCGTCGCGCGCCGCACGGTATCGACCTGGGGCCGATGACGCCGTCGCTGCATCATCGAAAACGGCGTATTCCGCTGCGCCCGGATTTCTATCTGCCGGACATCGAGCGGTTGCACGCGCATTTCTTCTCCGGCCCGGCGCCTGATGCGGACACCGCTCTGCTGATCGGCCGTCGTCATGTGCGCAGCAATAATTCCTGGCTGCATAACAGCCACCGCCTGGTAAAGGGCAAGTCGCGCTGCACACTGATGTTGCATCCGCAGCATGCGCAGCAGCTGGGTATCCGCGATGGTGATCCGGTACAGGTGCGCTCGCGGGTGGGCCAGGTGACGCTGGTGGCGGAAGTCACCGATACCATCATGCCCGGTGTGGTCAGCATTCCGCACGGCTGGGGCCACCAGCGTGACGGGGTGCGGCAACGCATCGCCCAGGCCAACGCCGGCGTCAGCGTGAACGATCTCACCGATGACCAGCGCATTGATGTGCTCAGTGGTAACGCGGCGCTCAATGGTGTGCCGGTGACGCTGGCGCGCGCAGTCTGA